The Leucobacter viscericola sequence CTTGAACTCATCGACCGCCTGCGCGCGGATCTAACCGCCGCCGATTACAACACCGCTTCGGTCTCTGCACTGCTGAGCGCAACGGCCGATGGTGCGCGGCAGCGCGGGGTGTTCGCTCCGGCGAGACGGGTGCTCGCCGCGCGCAACTCGTCGCCACTTTCAGTACTCGTTCGAGTTTTTCTGCTCGGCGAAGCTGTCGCTGCGAATGAGCTCGACGCTGCCCTGCCGAAACTCGGGTGCGCTGGCGCCGAGCACCTGGGCTTGGTGGCTCAGGATCCCCAGTCGCAGTATTTTCGCGCCGCCCTGTCGCTGAACCCGGTTGCGCTCGAAGCGGCAAGCGGGGCATCCGACTGGTGGATCATCTCCGACCTCGACGATCAGCTGCGCCGCGGACCCGCACGCCCAGACCACGTGATGGGCGTCGGGGGAGCGACTCGCTCGCTGATCGCGCAGGCGCCCCCGAGCGTAGCCGGATCCGCCCTCGACTCCGCTTTGGACTCCGCTCTAGACCTCGGCACCGGCTGCGGCATCGTGGCGCTCCACCTCGCCCGCGAGCTCGCGGACGCACCAGGTGCGAAGATCGTCGCGACCGACATCTCCGAGCGCGCGCTCATGCTCGCCCGCGCGAACGCGACCCTGAACGGCCTGCAGGATCGCATCGAGTTTCGTCAGGGCAGCCTGTTTGAGCCGGTCGCGAATGAGCAATTCGACCTGATCCTCTCGAACCCACCCTTTGTCATCACCCCGCAGAGCGAAGACGAGGAAAACTCCGAGCGCTACGAATACCGTGATGGCGGCATGCGCGGTGACGACCTCGTAGCGGGCGTGGTTCGTGACGCCCCAGCGCACCTCACAACCGGCGGCACCCTGCTGTGCCTCGCAAACTGGGAGTGCCCGTGGGGCGTTGACGGGCTCGAACGAGTGCAAGAGTGGATCGCAGGGCCTCAGGATCGCGCCGAGCAGGTCGCTGCCTGGGTGATCGAGCGCGACCGCGTCGAACCCGCGCAGTACGCCGAAACTTGGGCGCGTGACGGTGGGGCACGGCCGGGCTCCGAAGCATTCGACACGCTGATGACCGGGTGGCTTGACGATTTTGCGGCGCGTAACGTTGTGGCGATTGGACTGGGATCGATCAGACTGCAGCGTCTAGGCGCGGCCCCCTCACACTCCGCCCCCTCACACTCTGCCCCCTCACACTCTGCCCTCTCACACTCCGCGCCGATCCATGTCGAACGCGCCGGAGGATCCTTCTCGCCCGACGCCGGTGAGGCGCTCCAGTCTGCATTTGAAGCCGCGATCCGTGCCGCCCAGATGAGCGATGCGCAGCTGCTTGAAACCCGCTGGCTGCTTGACTCGGGAGTGACCGAAGAGCGCGAGCATCAGCCGGGAGAGGAATCCCCGAGAGCGATCACTCTCGTTACCGGACGTGGAACCGCCCGTCGCGTGACCGCTGATCCTCTGCTCGCCGCCGCGGTGGGAGCCTGTGACGGCGACCTCACTCTCGGGCAAATCGCCGACGCCCTCGCGACACTCCTCGAAGTTGACGCGTCCGCGGCCGAAGAAGCGCTCATTGCGAGCGCGCGCGAACTTGTCTGGATGGGGATGCTCTCCCCCATGCTGTCCGTGGCAGACCGGTAGACTGGCTCAGTGATGCGAACTATCGATCTGAGAGGCCAGAGCCTCTCTCGGGCCGAACTGCTGAGCCTCGTGCCGCGGGCTGCACTGAGCGCCGAGACCGCCGTTGAACAGGTGCGACCCCTCGTCGCCGATGTTGCCGAGCGTGGCGAGGCGGCATTGCGTGAGCAGGCGCTGAAATTTGACGGGGTCGAGGATCACGCGCTGCGCGTTCCAGCCGAGGCCGTCGCGGCGTCTCTCGCCGACTGCCCCTCCGATGTTGAGGCGGCTCTGCGGGAGCTCATCGTTCGTCTCCGCAAAGGATCAGCGGCACAGGTTCCGGCCGAGCAGGTAACTCGTCTCGCCGACGGCGCCGAGATTCGCCAGCGATGGCAGCCGGTGTCTCGAGTGGGGCTGTACGCACCCGGTGGCAAGGCGGCTTACCCCTCGTCCGTCATTATGAACGCCGTTGCGGCGCAGACCGCAGGGGTGCCGAGCCTCGCGCTCGCTTCGCCAGCGCAGCGAGACAATGGCGGGCTTCCGCACCCGGCCGTGCTCTGGGCTGCTGCGCTCTGCGGCATTGATGAGGTGTACGCGATTGGTGGTGCCGGGGCGATCGCTGCGTTTGCGCACGGTGTTCCCACCATCGGGCTTGACCCCGTTGACGTTGTCACCGGGCCGGGGAACGTGTTTGTCGCCGCGGCTAAGCGGGTCGTCAACGGCATCGTTGGCATTGACTCCGAAGCGGGCACCACCGAAATCCTGATCATTGCCGACGACTCAGCCGATCCCGGTTTCGTTGCGGCAGATTTGATCAGCCAGGCTGAGCACGACGAGGCCGCGGCCTCCGTACTGGTGACGGATTCGGCTGCTTTTGCAGAGGCCGTCGCCCGCGAACTTGAGGTCATCGCGCCGACAACCCGGCACGCGAGTCGTGTTGCTACCGCGCTGGGAGGCCAGCAGTCTGCCGTGATCCTGGTCGATGACCTCGCAACCGCGGCGCGGGTGAGCAATGCCTATGGGCCCGAACACCTCGAGATTCAGACGCGCGACGATGCCGCCGTACTCGCGAACGTGTTTGACGCCGGCGCCATCTTCCTGGGCGGTTACACCCCGGTCAGTCTGGGGGACTACCTCGCCGGTTCCAACCACGTCTTGCCCACGGGCGGCACGGCTCGCTTCGCTTCGGGGCTCGGCGCCCACACCTTCCTGCGACCCCAGCAGGTCATTCACTACGATCGAGCCGCGCTGGCAGAAACGAGCGAACTACTTGTCGCGCTTGCCCAGGCCGAGGGCTTGCCCGCGCACGGTGAAGCCGTGACCGCTCGATTCAAACAGTCAGCTCAGCGCGAGCAAGGAGAACACTGATGTATTGCCCGTTCTGCAGGCACCCCGACAGCCGCGTTATCGATTCACGCACGGCAGATGACGGTCTTTCGATTCGGCGCCGCCGGCAGTGCCCCGAGTGTGGTCGCCGCTTCACAACCACCGAGACCGCGAGCCTCACCGTGATCAAGCGTTCGGGTGTGGTCGAGCCGTTCAGCCGCGAGAAAGTTATGAGCGGCGTGCGTAAGGCCTGCCAGGGTCGCCCGGTCACCGAGGCGGATCTCGCGATACTCGCGCAACAGGTCGAAGAATCGGTGCGATCCACGGGCATTGCCCAGTTCGACGCAAATGAAATCGGCCTTGCGATCCTGCCCCACCTGCGTGACCTTGACCAGGTTGCGTTTCTCCGCTTTGCGAGCGTGTACCAGGCCTTCGACACGCTTGCGGACTTCGAATCAGCGATTTCAGAGTTGCGCACCCACCCGAGTGCCGCGCGACCAGACTCAACCAAGGAGTAACTCGGCATGCGACTCTACCCACACCTGTTCAATTTGGTTTTCAAGAGGATGGACCCCGAGCGGGCTCACCACCTTGCCTTCCGAGTGATTCAGGCGGCTCCGCTGCTCGGCGGTGTCGTGCGACGGGTGTGTGCGCCGGATCCTTCGCTGCGCGTCTCTGCGCTCGGCATTGATTTTCCGAGCCCCTTCGGGCTTGCAGCGGGTTTCGACAAAAATGGCACCGCGATCCTCGGCCTCGGGGCCCTCGGGTTTGGCCATGTTGAGGTCGGCACGCTCACCCGGCACGCCCAGCCGGGCAACCCCAAACCACGCATGTTCAGGCTGATTGGGGATCGCGGTCTCATTAACCGCATGGGATTTAATAACGGAGGATCCGCTGCCGCGCTGCCGCGGGTCGAGAAGGCGCGACTCTCACGCAATCGCCCTGTCATCGGTGTGAACATTGGCAAGAGCCGGGTCACCGAGGTTGAAAACGCCACACAAGATTATGTGTGGAGTGCCGAACGGCTCGCTCCCGTCGCTGACTATCTCGCGGTGAACGTGAGCTCGCCGAACACACCGGGCCTTCGTGGCCTGCAGGAGCTTGAGTCGCTCGAGCCGCTGCTCGCCGCGGTGCGGGATGCTTCGGGAACGACACCCCTGCTCGTAAAGATCGCTCCCGATATG is a genomic window containing:
- the nrdR gene encoding transcriptional regulator NrdR, which gives rise to MYCPFCRHPDSRVIDSRTADDGLSIRRRRQCPECGRRFTTTETASLTVIKRSGVVEPFSREKVMSGVRKACQGRPVTEADLAILAQQVEESVRSTGIAQFDANEIGLAILPHLRDLDQVAFLRFASVYQAFDTLADFESAISELRTHPSAARPDSTKE
- a CDS encoding DUF7059 domain-containing protein, which produces MDLELIDRLRADLTAADYNTASVSALLSATADGARQRGVFAPARRVLAARNSSPLSVLVRVFLLGEAVAANELDAALPKLGCAGAEHLGLVAQDPQSQYFRAALSLNPVALEAASGASDWWIISDLDDQLRRGPARPDHVMGVGGATRSLIAQAPPSVAGSALDSALDSALDLGTGCGIVALHLARELADAPGAKIVATDISERALMLARANATLNGLQDRIEFRQGSLFEPVANEQFDLILSNPPFVITPQSEDEENSERYEYRDGGMRGDDLVAGVVRDAPAHLTTGGTLLCLANWECPWGVDGLERVQEWIAGPQDRAEQVAAWVIERDRVEPAQYAETWARDGGARPGSEAFDTLMTGWLDDFAARNVVAIGLGSIRLQRLGAAPSHSAPSHSAPSHSALSHSAPIHVERAGGSFSPDAGEALQSAFEAAIRAAQMSDAQLLETRWLLDSGVTEEREHQPGEESPRAITLVTGRGTARRVTADPLLAAAVGACDGDLTLGQIADALATLLEVDASAAEEALIASARELVWMGMLSPMLSVADR
- the hisD gene encoding histidinol dehydrogenase encodes the protein MRTIDLRGQSLSRAELLSLVPRAALSAETAVEQVRPLVADVAERGEAALREQALKFDGVEDHALRVPAEAVAASLADCPSDVEAALRELIVRLRKGSAAQVPAEQVTRLADGAEIRQRWQPVSRVGLYAPGGKAAYPSSVIMNAVAAQTAGVPSLALASPAQRDNGGLPHPAVLWAAALCGIDEVYAIGGAGAIAAFAHGVPTIGLDPVDVVTGPGNVFVAAAKRVVNGIVGIDSEAGTTEILIIADDSADPGFVAADLISQAEHDEAAASVLVTDSAAFAEAVARELEVIAPTTRHASRVATALGGQQSAVILVDDLATAARVSNAYGPEHLEIQTRDDAAVLANVFDAGAIFLGGYTPVSLGDYLAGSNHVLPTGGTARFASGLGAHTFLRPQQVIHYDRAALAETSELLVALAQAEGLPAHGEAVTARFKQSAQREQGEH
- a CDS encoding quinone-dependent dihydroorotate dehydrogenase, yielding MRLYPHLFNLVFKRMDPERAHHLAFRVIQAAPLLGGVVRRVCAPDPSLRVSALGIDFPSPFGLAAGFDKNGTAILGLGALGFGHVEVGTLTRHAQPGNPKPRMFRLIGDRGLINRMGFNNGGSAAALPRVEKARLSRNRPVIGVNIGKSRVTEVENATQDYVWSAERLAPVADYLAVNVSSPNTPGLRGLQELESLEPLLAAVRDASGTTPLLVKIAPDMGDEQIDGIVALAVRLGLDGIIATNTTVSREGLTAADADVERMGAGGLSGEPLKDRSQEVLRRIVATAPEGFCIISVGGVSTAEDVVERLRAGATLVQGYTAFIYEGPLWVRRINRDLQRMGWRAPATA